AAAAACACTTTTTCAATTTGATGGTAGTAAGGATATTATTGATTATAGGATAAGTTTTTCAAGAACAGATGGTGATGGTTACCGTGACCATCAAGCATTTTGGAGTAATAAACTTTATGAAAAAATCAATTTCCATCCATCTCAGAAATTATCTATTACACAGATTATTTCACATACAGATTATTTTCAACAAAATCCGGAAGGGTTGAACCTTGGTCAGTTTGATAATCTACGACAAGCGAACCCCGATGCTTGCCCCTTTAATGAGTACCAAAAAACAAACAGAACAACTATTGGTATTCATGGCAATTATAAATTTAACAAGTTCTACGATATGGAACTAACTTCCTATTTACGGTCATGGAGGTATAAGGAAACAAGTAATAAGTGTGCTGAATACAGGGATATTACCAATCCCGGAGTTCATTTTCAAAATAATTTTCACCTGACAAGCGGCAATATCAAAAACAATGTTAGTGTTGGAGTAGAATATAAATATCAAAACATCAATATGTATAAATTGGCTAGTGCACCAGATCCAAATAGAGTTGAAAGCACTGATCAAACTAATATTGAAACAGATAGCCTGCTTGCAAATCAGATTATCACTCAAGATAATCTTGGGCTTTTTGCGTTATATAATATGGAAGTAAAGAAATTTACCTTGATCGGAAGTGTTCGTTATGACATTATGAACAACGAATTAACAAACAAAATGATCAGAGGTGATTCAGCCCTTACCAGCAAGGATTTTAATAGGGCAACGGTTAGAATTGGAGCAAGTTATAATTTTATGGATGCTTTTACTCTATTCTCCAACTGGAGTCAGGGTTTTATACCTCCTTCGACTGAAGAATTGGCAAGCAATCCGGTTGGATATTCTGGCTTTAATACTCATTTGGTTCCGGCAACTTCAACGTGTATTGATATTGGTGCACGAGGCTTTTTAGGGCAGAAAATCTATTATGAATTAACAGGATTTCTGATGAACACCAAAAATGATTTCTTTCGTTTTAAACAGTCGGGAAGAGGGAATCAAGAAGTATTTTATGGAAATGCCGGCAATAGCAAACGAATAGGTATGGAAACCTTCATTTCATATAGAATTATTAAGAATCTGACTTTGCAATTAGCATATACTTATGCAGATTATAAATATACTTCAGCATCTATTGA
This Sphingobacteriales bacterium DNA region includes the following protein-coding sequences:
- a CDS encoding TonB-dependent receptor, with amino-acid sequence MKSQIILIALIMCVYNLFGQNEMPDTSKTINLQEVIVTANKLPVLLKNNPGSISLVTTEMLSILPKSIAVEEALRLVPGVRVDNQHDGERVHLSIRGQGILTERGLRGIGVLIDGIPVNDPSGFAPDLYDVDWATVKKIEVLRGPAAGLYGSSSSGGVLNIFTRNGGTKPIAGEINQIVGSNGFSKTLFQFDGSKDIIDYRISFSRTDGDGYRDHQAFWSNKLYEKINFHPSQKLSITQIISHTDYFQQNPEGLNLGQFDNLRQANPDACPFNEYQKTNRTTIGIHGNYKFNKFYDMELTSYLRSWRYKETSNKCAEYRDITNPGVHFQNNFHLTSGNIKNNVSVGVEYKYQNINMYKLASAPDPNRVESTDQTNIETDSLLANQIITQDNLGLFALYNMEVKKFTLIGSVRYDIMNNELTNKMIRGDSALTSKDFNRATVRIGASYNFMDAFTLFSNWSQGFIPPSTEELASNPVGYSGFNTHLVPATSTCIDIGARGFLGQKIYYELTGFLMNTKNDFFRFKQSGRGNQEVFYGNAGNSKRIGMETFISYRIIKNLTLQLAYTYADYKYTSASIDPIYTDTTYVLTAPPAEGQWLPNSPKHQLYGEIVYNINKNFKISLGTEYQSKWAIYTDAKAYHGELDPTIYQNWQDGFNLYHARISYQWEFKGLQGECSVFARNLTGQKYMVFTEPDPDGNSYQPGPGRELFGSIKIRF